A portion of the Oryzias melastigma strain HK-1 linkage group LG1, ASM292280v2, whole genome shotgun sequence genome contains these proteins:
- the LOC112137130 gene encoding 3-mercaptopyruvate sulfurtransferase has protein sequence MARQASALVTSKWLADAFRAQRKMRILDTSWYLPKLKRNPKSEFKRRHIPGAAFFDLDQCCDRSSPLDHMLPSEELFADYVGRLGIDNDTQVVLYDCSEFGAFSAPRVWWMFRVFGHGAVSLLDGGFKNWELEGRPVTEQYTKPSSAEFCASLNRAWVKTYQDILDNLHTKKFQVVDARPAGRFRGLDPEPRRNTEPGHIPGSISLPFHLFLAPSGHFLPKQQLADLFSRAGVDLRRPICVLCGSAVTTGHVALAAHESGHPGVWVYDGGWSEWYTRAVPENVISEGKGKHLLLF, from the exons ATGGCGCGTCAAGCAAGCGCCCTGGTGACCTCCAAATGGCTCGCCGACGCTTTCAGGGCTCAACGAAAAATGCGCATCCTGGACACGTCTTGGTATTTGCCCAAACTGAAGCGAAATCCCAAGAGTGAGTTCAAGAGGAGACACATCCCGGGCGCAGCTTTTTTCGACTTAGACCAGTGCTGCGACAGAAGCTCTCCTCTGGATCACATGCTGCCCTCGGAGGAGCTTTTTGCTGACTATGTCGGGAGGTTGGGGATAGACAACGACACCCAGGTCGTGCTGTACGACTGTAGCGAGTTCG GTGCGTTCTCGGCCCCCCGTGTGTGGTGGATGTTTCGGGTGTTCGGCCACGGCGCCGTGTCTCTGCTGGATGGAGGTTTTAAAAACTGGGAGCTGGAGGGTCGACCGGTCACTGAGCAGTACACCAAACCCTCTTCTGCTGAGTTCTGCGCCTCTCTGAACCGCGCGTGGGTGAAGACCTACCAGGACATCCTGGACAACCTGCATACCAAGAAGTTCCAGGTGGTGGATGCCAGACCTGCAGGCAGGTTCAGAGGTCTGGACCCTGAACCAAGACGCA ACACAGAGCCAGGCCACATCCCAGGCTCCATCAGCCTTCCATTCCACTTGTTCCTGGCGCCTTCGGGTCACTTCCTCCCTAAGCAGCAACTGGCGGATCTGTTCTCTCGTGCCGGCGTGGATCTCCGTCGCCCCATTTGTGTTTTGTGCGGTTCTGCCGTGACCACGGGCCACGTGGCTCTCGCGGCTCATGAAAGCGGACATCCGGGTGTGTGGGTG